A region from the Nostoc sp. HK-01 genome encodes:
- a CDS encoding glycosyl transferase family protein, with product MPDIQLSAIICTHNRDTYLGAAIDSLLAQDFAADFEVIVVDNNSSDRTREVVEQRACNPRLKYIFEPTTGLSVARNTGAKAASAEILAYLDDDAVASNCWLQVLYSAYQSNPKLAIAGGKVTLLWPPTIQPPKWLSSGLAGNLGAYDLGEKIVYIEQPGLTPRGLNYSIRRSFLAEIGGFDPQLGRVGKNLLSNEELQMTEFALQNGWQVAYLPEALVAHNVAPERLNRTWFLNRGWWQGISECYREQLAGKTGIGQLLRGGERLIRGLYKSLQYFYDPAERFDRLVYTYCQIGYLNAAIQGLLSTSHKK from the coding sequence ATGCCAGACATCCAACTCTCTGCCATTATCTGTACTCACAATCGAGATACCTATTTAGGTGCGGCGATTGATAGCCTATTGGCACAGGATTTTGCCGCTGACTTTGAGGTGATAGTGGTAGATAATAACTCCAGCGATCGCACCCGCGAAGTTGTCGAACAAAGAGCCTGCAATCCCCGTTTAAAGTATATCTTTGAACCCACCACGGGGTTATCTGTTGCCCGTAACACTGGTGCTAAAGCTGCTAGTGCAGAAATTCTCGCTTATTTAGATGATGATGCCGTAGCCAGCAACTGCTGGTTGCAAGTATTGTACTCTGCATATCAAAGCAACCCAAAACTAGCGATCGCTGGTGGCAAAGTGACGCTTTTATGGCCGCCAACTATCCAACCACCTAAATGGCTATCTTCTGGGTTAGCAGGCAATTTGGGAGCTTACGACCTAGGGGAAAAAATAGTTTATATTGAGCAGCCTGGTTTAACTCCCAGAGGCTTGAATTATTCGATCCGTCGTAGCTTCCTTGCAGAAATTGGTGGTTTTGATCCCCAACTCGGTCGAGTCGGAAAAAACTTGTTATCTAATGAAGAACTGCAAATGACTGAATTTGCACTTCAAAATGGCTGGCAAGTTGCCTATCTTCCTGAAGCTTTAGTTGCTCATAACGTTGCACCCGAACGGCTAAATCGCACTTGGTTTTTAAATCGTGGCTGGTGGCAAGGAATTAGTGAGTGCTACCGAGAACAACTTGCAGGCAAAACGGGTATCGGTCAATTGCTGCGCGGTGGTGAGCGCTTGATCAGAGGTTTATATAAGTCATTACAGTATTTTTATGACCCAGCAGAACGCTTCGACAGACTTGTGTATACATACTGTCAAATAGGTTATTTAAATGCTGCTATTCAGGGTCTGCTTTCTACATCCCATAAAAAATAA
- a CDS encoding cobalamin biosynthesis enzyme — translation MGKVILITGAARSGKSEWAESLAKQSGKQVIYVATATENPADIEWQKRILAHQQRRPQNWTTLAVPIEISATLADAKPHSCLLVDSLGTWVTNLLDQDEISWQNTSTEFLETVQLVAADMLFVAEEVGWGVVPAYPIGRLFRDRLGSLVRQLGAICDTVYLVAGGHVLNLSVLGTPLPKAIDEEL, via the coding sequence GTGGGTAAAGTTATTTTAATTACTGGTGCTGCTCGGTCGGGAAAAAGTGAATGGGCAGAATCCTTAGCAAAGCAGTCAGGTAAACAAGTTATTTATGTCGCTACCGCCACTGAAAATCCTGCTGATATAGAGTGGCAAAAACGCATTTTGGCACATCAACAACGCCGTCCCCAAAATTGGACAACTTTAGCAGTACCGATAGAAATATCAGCTACTTTGGCTGATGCTAAACCTCATAGTTGTTTGTTAGTTGATTCTTTGGGAACTTGGGTGACAAATCTTTTAGACCAGGATGAAATTAGTTGGCAAAATACAAGCACAGAGTTTTTAGAGACCGTACAACTAGTAGCTGCCGATATGCTGTTTGTAGCGGAAGAAGTCGGTTGGGGTGTGGTTCCAGCTTATCCCATTGGGAGGCTATTCCGCGATCGCTTGGGTTCTTTGGTACGCCAATTAGGTGCTATTTGTGACACAGTTTATCTTGTGGCTGGTGGTCATGTATTGAATCTAAGTGTCCTGGGTACACCACTACCAAAAGCAATAGATGAGGAATTGTAA
- a CDS encoding ribonuclease Z: protein MQITFLGTSSGVPTRSRNVSSVALRLPQRAELWLFDCGEGTQHQILRSDLKISQLSRIFITHLHGDHIFGLMGLLASCGLAGNVDRIDLYGPPGLNEYIQSASRYSHTHFSYPIKVHAIRPGVIYEDQEFTVTCGQLHHRITAFGYRVAEKDRSGRFDIEKAKALQIPPGRIYGQLKRGETVTLNDGRVIKGTELCGPTEIGRKIAYCTDTVYTEGAVELAKDADVLIHEATFAHQDADMAFQRLHSTTTMAAQTALVAGSHRLIMTHFSPRYAPGNPIELKDLLQEARAIFPKTDMAYDFMTYDVPRRREVELKEVSVS from the coding sequence GTGCAGATAACATTTTTAGGGACAAGTTCCGGTGTACCTACGCGATCGCGTAATGTTTCTAGTGTCGCCCTAAGATTACCCCAAAGGGCAGAACTCTGGTTATTCGATTGTGGTGAGGGTACTCAGCACCAAATTTTGCGGAGTGACCTAAAAATCAGCCAACTTTCCCGTATTTTTATTACCCATTTGCATGGCGACCATATTTTTGGCTTGATGGGTCTATTGGCTAGTTGTGGTTTAGCCGGCAATGTTGACAGAATTGATCTTTACGGCCCACCTGGATTAAATGAATATATACAATCGGCATCACGCTACTCTCATACGCACTTTTCCTATCCGATTAAAGTTCATGCTATCCGTCCAGGAGTAATTTACGAAGATCAAGAGTTCACAGTCACCTGTGGCCAATTACATCATCGAATTACTGCATTTGGTTATCGGGTTGCCGAAAAAGACCGTTCAGGACGTTTTGATATTGAAAAAGCCAAAGCACTACAAATTCCTCCTGGTCGGATTTATGGGCAACTCAAACGTGGTGAAACTGTCACCTTGAATGATGGGAGAGTCATTAAAGGTACTGAACTTTGCGGCCCTACAGAAATTGGCCGCAAAATAGCTTATTGTACAGATACAGTTTATACAGAAGGTGCAGTAGAACTAGCCAAAGATGCGGATGTATTAATTCACGAAGCTACTTTTGCCCATCAAGACGCAGATATGGCTTTTCAAAGATTGCATTCCACAACCACGATGGCAGCACAAACAGCTTTAGTGGCTGGTTCCCATCGATTAATTATGACTCATTTTAGTCCTCGCTACGCTCCTGGCAACCCCATAGAATTGAAGGATTTGCTTCAGGAAGCGCGGGCGATTTTTCCTAAGACAGATATGGCTTATGACTTTATGACTTATGATGTTCCACGACGGCGGGAAGTTGAGTTAAAAGAAGTGTCTGTCAGTTAA
- a CDS encoding diguanylate cyclase with GAF sensor, protein MNSQSSASPAIESDSNGVKAEISYAQGMEHLIEVVQALSLARTLEQIMEIVRKSARELTGADGATFVLQDGDQCYYADEDAIAPLWKGQRFPMSICISGYTILNRQPVVISDIYEDERIPFTAYQPTFVKSLVMVPIRMCNPIGAIGTYWATLHQPTGEKLKLLQALADTTAVAMENVQIYNELEQRVRNRTAALEKEIEEHQKVEAEIRRLSLTDELTGLYNRRGFFLFANQQLKLAHRLEKSCCILFIDIDGLKQINDTFGHEVGDRVIADAAELISQTYRDSDIIARWGGDEFVVFISDYLAHTNAITVRLQSNVDLFNQNRGRSYHLSMSIGVQKCVINEDASLEKLVLQADELMYQQKRAKRLTK, encoded by the coding sequence ATGAATTCTCAAAGCTCTGCCTCGCCTGCCATTGAGTCTGATTCTAATGGTGTCAAAGCTGAAATATCTTATGCTCAAGGGATGGAGCATTTAATAGAGGTTGTTCAAGCATTGTCACTAGCACGGACGCTAGAGCAAATCATGGAGATTGTGCGAAAGTCAGCGCGTGAGTTGACTGGGGCAGATGGAGCAACTTTTGTGCTACAAGATGGAGATCAATGTTATTACGCGGATGAAGATGCGATCGCTCCCTTATGGAAAGGGCAACGCTTCCCGATGAGTATTTGCATTAGTGGGTATACGATACTAAACCGTCAGCCCGTTGTGATTAGCGATATTTATGAAGATGAACGGATTCCATTTACAGCTTACCAACCAACTTTTGTCAAAAGCTTGGTAATGGTGCCGATCCGAATGTGTAACCCAATCGGTGCAATTGGAACATATTGGGCAACGTTACATCAGCCAACGGGAGAAAAATTAAAGCTATTACAGGCATTGGCAGACACAACGGCTGTCGCAATGGAAAACGTGCAAATTTATAATGAATTAGAACAAAGAGTCCGCAATCGAACTGCTGCACTAGAAAAAGAAATAGAGGAGCATCAAAAAGTTGAGGCAGAAATTAGGCGCTTATCTCTAACGGATGAATTAACTGGACTGTACAATCGACGAGGCTTTTTTCTATTTGCAAATCAGCAATTAAAACTAGCCCATCGGCTAGAAAAGTCCTGTTGTATCTTATTTATAGATATAGATGGATTGAAGCAAATCAATGATACCTTTGGACATGAAGTTGGAGATCGTGTAATAGCTGACGCAGCAGAGCTAATAAGTCAAACCTATCGAGATTCTGACATCATTGCCCGATGGGGAGGCGATGAGTTTGTCGTATTCATTTCTGATTATTTAGCGCATACAAATGCAATTACTGTTCGCCTCCAAAGTAACGTTGATTTATTTAATCAAAATCGAGGTAGAAGTTATCATCTATCAATGAGTATTGGAGTTCAAAAGTGCGTTATAAATGAAGATGCTTCATTGGAAAAACTCGTATTGCAGGCAGATGAATTAATGTACCAGCAAAAACGTGCCAAGCGACTTACAAAGTGA
- a CDS encoding integral membrane sensor signal transduction histidine kinase, producing the protein MTNYITLPYLWLRKITHNFSIGQKIAYGYALSLSTAVVGTVAGLIIGDFYQTPAQHQKGDAQYEISLLYRLQTSVLQARTSQQKFVHYVNKPELLKKEYSNFSNYAVELKQVWSDVHYYVNTANYQQEKHTEGIPRFLQNYSDTPNIYIQQVNTIVQILINKEVNLNDVQAAQKLLLNFSTSPIALKFDLIDDELFQIIDASYKDDKNAELHLQNVLQIRFWIIITSIILSIIIATILAIYTSRMLTRPITALTNIAQRTTEELKFDILAPVTAADEIGVLANSFNNLIQRIAKYTNELDLARETLESRVEERTQELSNALESLQHIQSQLVQAEKMSSLGQLVAGVAHEINNPVNFIFGNLSHVNEYVTNLLSLIALYQQDYSSTDINISEYIEEIDFDYICEDLPKTLKSMKVGADRIREIVLALRNFSRLDEAEMKLVNIHEGIDSTLLFLYSSFKAKYKQLAIEIVKQYGDLPPVECYAGQINQVFMNILSNSIYALNQQCQYNLKEQLENNYNIITIRTEVIENSWLRICFKDNGPGIAESIKTQVFNPFFTTKPVGEGTGLGLSVSYQIIVEQHQGKLKFFSAPGKGCEFQIEIPISQNGKPKPA; encoded by the coding sequence ATGACTAATTATATAACGCTGCCCTATCTTTGGCTTAGAAAAATCACTCACAATTTTAGTATTGGTCAGAAAATTGCTTATGGATATGCACTTAGCCTTAGTACTGCGGTTGTAGGTACAGTTGCTGGATTAATCATTGGAGACTTCTACCAAACTCCAGCACAGCACCAAAAAGGTGATGCCCAATATGAAATTAGTTTACTCTATCGCTTACAAACTTCTGTACTACAAGCAAGGACATCTCAACAAAAGTTTGTTCATTATGTTAATAAACCTGAACTTTTGAAGAAAGAATACTCTAACTTTTCTAATTATGCTGTTGAACTCAAACAAGTATGGTCTGATGTTCATTATTACGTAAATACTGCAAATTATCAGCAGGAAAAACATACTGAGGGGATACCCCGCTTTCTCCAAAATTACTCTGATACACCAAATATATATATCCAACAAGTAAATACAATAGTACAGATACTTATAAATAAAGAGGTAAATTTGAATGATGTCCAAGCAGCACAAAAACTTTTATTAAACTTTTCTACTAGCCCTATAGCTCTGAAGTTTGACCTAATAGATGATGAGTTATTTCAAATTATCGATGCTTCTTATAAAGACGATAAAAATGCAGAATTACATTTGCAAAATGTATTACAAATTAGATTTTGGATAATTATTACCAGTATTATTTTATCAATAATAATTGCCACAATTTTGGCAATTTACACAAGTCGTATGTTAACACGCCCAATCACAGCCTTAACTAATATTGCACAGCGAACAACTGAAGAATTAAAGTTTGATATTTTAGCTCCAGTAACGGCCGCAGATGAAATAGGAGTTTTAGCTAACTCTTTCAATAACCTCATTCAACGCATAGCAAAATACACCAATGAACTAGATTTAGCTCGTGAGACTTTAGAAAGTCGGGTTGAGGAAAGGACTCAAGAACTCAGCAACGCTTTAGAGTCGTTGCAGCATATTCAATCTCAATTAGTTCAAGCGGAAAAAATGTCTTCTCTTGGTCAGCTAGTAGCGGGTGTTGCTCATGAAATTAATAACCCTGTCAATTTTATCTTTGGGAATCTCAGCCATGTTAATGAATATGTGACTAATTTACTCTCATTAATCGCTCTTTATCAGCAAGACTATAGCAGTACAGATATAAACATCTCTGAGTATATAGAAGAAATTGATTTCGACTATATCTGTGAGGATTTACCTAAAACGCTAAAGTCAATGAAAGTGGGTGCTGACCGCATCCGTGAAATAGTGCTGGCTTTAAGAAATTTCTCCAGGCTTGATGAAGCCGAAATGAAATTGGTCAATATTCATGAGGGAATTGATAGTACTCTACTGTTTTTATATAGTTCTTTCAAGGCTAAATATAAGCAATTGGCAATTGAAATTGTCAAACAGTATGGAGACTTACCACCAGTTGAATGTTATGCTGGGCAAATAAATCAAGTGTTTATGAACATTTTGAGCAATTCCATATATGCCTTAAATCAACAATGTCAATATAACTTAAAAGAGCAGTTAGAAAATAATTATAATATCATTACTATTCGTACTGAAGTAATAGAAAATAGCTGGTTGAGAATTTGTTTTAAAGATAATGGGCCGGGAATAGCAGAAAGTATCAAGACACAGGTTTTTAACCCTTTTTTTACTACTAAACCAGTAGGAGAAGGGACAGGTCTAGGATTATCAGTTAGCTATCAAATTATAGTGGAGCAGCATCAGGGAAAACTCAAGTTTTTCTCTGCGCCAGGAAAAGGCTGCGAGTTTCAAATTGAAATTCCGATTAGTCAAAATGGTAAGCCAAAGCCAGCTTAG
- a CDS encoding mobilization protein MobD-like protein: MPTIHLIDGEKGGVGKSLVTRTMIQYCLDKKIPFVPIETDRSNPDVAGVYKGMCQYAVFTEDERQADKADRIFEMAMSKPVIVNLAAQSHRAVKNWIDKNQLLELGSAEGVSFCKWFVTTGGYDSLNLFVQSINSYGDKVPHVLVRNCGLCDDWEHVDSDPNMQQLVQKHNVQVVDFPKLAYKERNIIDQTRMTFSEAREYKEFGILSKQRVVHFLKLAYAAFEKVGIWYEEVKQA, from the coding sequence ATGCCAACAATTCATTTAATAGATGGTGAAAAAGGTGGGGTAGGAAAGTCGCTAGTCACTCGGACAATGATTCAATATTGTCTGGATAAGAAAATTCCCTTTGTACCCATAGAGACAGATAGATCAAATCCTGATGTAGCTGGTGTTTATAAGGGAATGTGTCAGTATGCTGTATTTACCGAAGATGAACGCCAAGCCGACAAAGCCGATAGAATCTTTGAGATGGCAATGTCTAAGCCAGTAATTGTCAATCTCGCCGCCCAAAGCCATCGCGCCGTCAAAAACTGGATTGATAAAAACCAGTTACTCGAACTAGGAAGCGCAGAAGGAGTCAGTTTTTGTAAGTGGTTTGTAACTACAGGCGGATATGACAGCCTTAATTTATTTGTCCAGTCTATAAATAGCTATGGTGATAAAGTTCCCCATGTCCTCGTCAGAAATTGTGGACTGTGTGACGACTGGGAACACGTTGATTCTGACCCAAATATGCAACAGTTAGTGCAGAAGCATAATGTTCAAGTTGTAGATTTTCCGAAGTTGGCATACAAAGAAAGAAATATCATTGACCAAACTCGTATGACCTTTTCAGAAGCACGAGAATATAAAGAATTTGGTATTTTGAGCAAACAGCGAGTCGTGCATTTTCTCAAGCTGGCTTACGCTGCATTTGAAAAAGTTGGCATTTGGTATGAAGAAGTAAAACAGGCTTAA